One segment of Buteo buteo chromosome 6, bButBut1.hap1.1, whole genome shotgun sequence DNA contains the following:
- the RPS6KL1 gene encoding ribosomal protein S6 kinase-like 1 isoform X1, whose product MSRPEAEPCSRALAQARVYLGQLRSRVSPAGPEGGGRRDYLVEAARQLRLALERDVSEDYEEAFNHYQNGVDVLLRGVQVDPNKERREAVKRKITQYLRRAEEIFNCHLQRAAGGGNPTATGYSSLRFRPIRTLSSAVENLRRCKVVGVIDKVQIVQDPATGGTFILKSLPKSHVETRERQTIIPHGVPFMVKLLCYYVSEDSIFLHLEHVQGETLWSHLRSKYCVQQGSASSNTIQALRDRGREDGVGSSQGSSQVSIFSARTGSGLPGSATHQVLGNTAASPTQEQSPDPMDPGSGNHCQLRLAPASSTRAAPGGQDLSVTQAASGIVDHAPAGAAKGPGHPTGQGLVVYPWGVLTSGLGCVSERAASQQDTRLPQTLAPVLKTVRGGQPGAGDLPSQQVSEVPWARPLLISGHRQLRAGVATSSSGKPCGPDPVVREPSRGASLTCGRLGKQPPSGQCRALPSHGHGRRAWAVKEEQVQLWAAEILLALEGLHQQGVLCQDLNPRNLLLDAAGHVRLTFFGQWTEVEPQYCSQAQEELYSAPATVPKPPFRDSTSHPAASARGAQPGCYITAHGAPAVQPEAALGLWRRWHGEAEVPLLLQHRPMEQTGGLGRLSFPQGAGHRATVPGICDPRWHWQLCLLGGGLPARAAPVWGTHEVLQPCMFFCLCLCLLVSPREEAAVWARLSSPLGPPSWEREPRCPPPERGHAPLLGHPLLSLPLCPGTPSLWFLSLPLPQGPPGPCYFLWLQSASPPGPTGWCPSLGVCSHP is encoded by the exons ATGAGCCGGCCGGAGGCCGAGCCCTGCTCCCGGGCGCTGGCGCAGGCCCGCGTCTACCTGGGGCAGCTGCGGAGCCGCGTCTCCCCGGCGGGCCCCgagggcggcgggcggcgggactACCTGGTGGAGGCGGCGCGGCAGCTGCGGCTGGCGCTGGAGCGGGACGTCAGCGAGGACTACGAGGAGGCCTTCAACCACTACCAGAACGGCGTGGACGTGCTGCTCCGCGGCGTGCAGG TTGACCCCAACAAGGAGCGTCGGGAGGCCGTGAAGCGGAAGATCACGCAGTACCTGAGGCGCGCGGAGGAAATCTTCAACTGCCACCTCCAGCGGGCTGCGGGGGGTGGCAACCCCACCGCCACG GGTTACAGCAGCCTGCGCTTCCGGCCGATCAGGACGCTGAGCTCAGCGGTGGAGAACCTGAGACGGTGTAAGGTTGTGGGAGTGATCGATAAG GTGCAGATCGTCCAGGATCCGGCCACTGGCGGGACCTTTATACTTAAG AGCCTCCCCAAATCTCATGTTGAGACCCGCGAGCGACAGACCATCATCCCTCATGGGGTCCCTTTTATGGTCAAGCTGTTGTGCTACTATGTGAGTGAGGACTCCATCTTCCTCCACCTGGAGCATGTGCAGG gGGAGACGCTGTGGTCTCACCTCCGCTCTAAGTACTGTGTCCAGCAGGGCTCTGCCAGTTCAAACACCATTCAAGCCCTGAGAGACCGTGGCAGAGAGGATGGCGTGGGAagctcccagggcagcagccaAGTCTCCATCTTCTCTGCTCGGACAGGCAGTGGCCTCCCAGGCTCTGCAACCCACCAAGTATTGGGAAACACTGCTGCCTCGCCCACTCAGGAGCAGTCCCCTGACCCCATGGACCCCGGCTCAGGGAACCACTGCCAGCTTCGCCTGGCTCCCGCCAGCAGCACGAGGGCTGCGCCTGGAGGGCAGGATCTAAGCGTGACACAGGCTGCGTCTGGCATTGTGGACCATGCTCCAGCAGGAGCAGCCAAAGGCCCCGGCCACCCTACTGGTCAGGGCCTGGTTGTCTACCCCTGGGGTGTTCTAACCAGCGGCCTGGGCTGCGTATCGGAGAGAGCAGCCTCACAACAAGACACCAGGCTTCCCCAGACGCTCGCCCCCGTACTGAAGACTGTGAGAGGGGGCCAGCCAGGGGCCGGGGATCTGCCATCTCAGCAAGTGTCTGAGGTCCCCTGGGCTCGCCCCCTCCTGATCTCGGGTCACAGGCAGCTTCGTGCAGGAGTCGCCACGTCCAGCTCTGGCAAGCCCTGTGGGCCTGACCCAGTGGTGCGGGAGCCCTCACGGGGAGCAAGCCTGACCTGTGGCCGGCTTGGCAAGCAGCCGCCATCAGGACagtgcagggctctgccttcCCATGGGCATGGCCGGCGAGCGTGGGCTGTGAAGGAGGAGCAGGtgcagctgtgggcagcagaaATCCTCCTGGCCTTAGAGGGACTTCACCAACAGGGTGTGTTGTGCCAGGACCTCAACCCCAGGAACCTGCTGCTTGACGCAGCTG gtcaTGTCCGTCTCACCTTCTTTGGCCAGTGGACAGAGGTGGAGCCCCAGTACTGCAGCCAGGCACAGGAAGAGCTGTACAGTGCCCCAG ccaCTGTCCCAAAACCACCCTTCAGGGATTCAACCTCACACCCAGCTGCATCTGCCAGAGGGGCTCAGCCTGGCTGCTACATCACTGCTCACGGAG ctcctgcagtaCAACCCGAAGCAGCGCTTGGGCTCTGGAGGAGGTGGCATGGCGAAGCTGAAGTCCCACTCCTTCTTCAGCACCGTCCCATGGAACAAACTGGTGGGCTAGGCAGGCTGTCCTTcccgcagggagctgggcacagAGCCACTGTCCCTGGCATTTGTGACCCCAGGTGgcactggcagctctgcctgctggggGGAGGTTTGCCTGCAAGGGCTGCCCCGGTGTGGGGTACACACGAGGTTTTGCAGCCTTGCATGTTCTTCTGTCTCTGCTTGTGTTTGTTGGTGTCTCCAAGAGAGGAGGCTGCGGTCTGGGCCAGGCTGTCTTCTCCTCTAGGTCCTCCCTcgtgggaaagggagcccagGTGCCCACCCCCAGAGAGAGGCCATGCTCCCCTTCTGGGGCATCCCTTGCTCAGCTTACCACTGTGCCCTGGGACTCCCTCCCTATGGTTTTTATCTCTGCCGCTACCCCAGGGACCCCCTGGGCCCTGTTATTTTTTGTGGCTTCAAAGTGCATCTCCTCCAGGCCCCACAGGCTGGTGCCCAAGCCTGGGGGTCTGTTCCCATCCCTGa
- the RPS6KL1 gene encoding ribosomal protein S6 kinase-like 1 isoform X2: protein MSRPEAEPCSRALAQARVYLGQLRSRVSPAGPEGGGRRDYLVEAARQLRLALERDVSEDYEEAFNHYQNGVDVLLRGVQVDPNKERREAVKRKITQYLRRAEEIFNCHLQRAAGGGNPTATGYSSLRFRPIRTLSSAVENLRRCKVVGVIDKVQIVQDPATGGTFILKSLPKSHVETRERQTIIPHGVPFMVKLLCYYVSEDSIFLHLEHVQGETLWSHLRSKYCVQQGSASSNTIQALRDRGREDGVGSSQGSSQVSIFSARTGSGLPGSATHQVLGNTAASPTQEQSPDPMDPGSGNHCQLRLAPASSTRAAPGGQDLSVTQAASGIVDHAPAGAAKGPGHPTGQGLVVYPWGVLTSGLGCVSERAASQQDTRLPQTLAPVLKTVRGGQPGAGDLPSQQVSEVPWARPLLISGHRQLRAGVATSSSGKPCGPDPVVREPSRGASLTCGRLGKQPPSGQCRALPSHGHGRRAWAVKEEQVQLWAAEILLALEGLHQQGVLCQDLNPRNLLLDAAGHVRLTFFGQWTEVEPQYCSQAQEELYSAPEVGGIAEPTEAADCWSFGSLLYELLTGVPLSQNHPSGIQPHTQLHLPEGLSLAATSLLTELLQYNPKQRLGSGGGGMAKLKSHSFFSTVPWNKLVG, encoded by the exons ATGAGCCGGCCGGAGGCCGAGCCCTGCTCCCGGGCGCTGGCGCAGGCCCGCGTCTACCTGGGGCAGCTGCGGAGCCGCGTCTCCCCGGCGGGCCCCgagggcggcgggcggcgggactACCTGGTGGAGGCGGCGCGGCAGCTGCGGCTGGCGCTGGAGCGGGACGTCAGCGAGGACTACGAGGAGGCCTTCAACCACTACCAGAACGGCGTGGACGTGCTGCTCCGCGGCGTGCAGG TTGACCCCAACAAGGAGCGTCGGGAGGCCGTGAAGCGGAAGATCACGCAGTACCTGAGGCGCGCGGAGGAAATCTTCAACTGCCACCTCCAGCGGGCTGCGGGGGGTGGCAACCCCACCGCCACG GGTTACAGCAGCCTGCGCTTCCGGCCGATCAGGACGCTGAGCTCAGCGGTGGAGAACCTGAGACGGTGTAAGGTTGTGGGAGTGATCGATAAG GTGCAGATCGTCCAGGATCCGGCCACTGGCGGGACCTTTATACTTAAG AGCCTCCCCAAATCTCATGTTGAGACCCGCGAGCGACAGACCATCATCCCTCATGGGGTCCCTTTTATGGTCAAGCTGTTGTGCTACTATGTGAGTGAGGACTCCATCTTCCTCCACCTGGAGCATGTGCAGG gGGAGACGCTGTGGTCTCACCTCCGCTCTAAGTACTGTGTCCAGCAGGGCTCTGCCAGTTCAAACACCATTCAAGCCCTGAGAGACCGTGGCAGAGAGGATGGCGTGGGAagctcccagggcagcagccaAGTCTCCATCTTCTCTGCTCGGACAGGCAGTGGCCTCCCAGGCTCTGCAACCCACCAAGTATTGGGAAACACTGCTGCCTCGCCCACTCAGGAGCAGTCCCCTGACCCCATGGACCCCGGCTCAGGGAACCACTGCCAGCTTCGCCTGGCTCCCGCCAGCAGCACGAGGGCTGCGCCTGGAGGGCAGGATCTAAGCGTGACACAGGCTGCGTCTGGCATTGTGGACCATGCTCCAGCAGGAGCAGCCAAAGGCCCCGGCCACCCTACTGGTCAGGGCCTGGTTGTCTACCCCTGGGGTGTTCTAACCAGCGGCCTGGGCTGCGTATCGGAGAGAGCAGCCTCACAACAAGACACCAGGCTTCCCCAGACGCTCGCCCCCGTACTGAAGACTGTGAGAGGGGGCCAGCCAGGGGCCGGGGATCTGCCATCTCAGCAAGTGTCTGAGGTCCCCTGGGCTCGCCCCCTCCTGATCTCGGGTCACAGGCAGCTTCGTGCAGGAGTCGCCACGTCCAGCTCTGGCAAGCCCTGTGGGCCTGACCCAGTGGTGCGGGAGCCCTCACGGGGAGCAAGCCTGACCTGTGGCCGGCTTGGCAAGCAGCCGCCATCAGGACagtgcagggctctgccttcCCATGGGCATGGCCGGCGAGCGTGGGCTGTGAAGGAGGAGCAGGtgcagctgtgggcagcagaaATCCTCCTGGCCTTAGAGGGACTTCACCAACAGGGTGTGTTGTGCCAGGACCTCAACCCCAGGAACCTGCTGCTTGACGCAGCTG gtcaTGTCCGTCTCACCTTCTTTGGCCAGTGGACAGAGGTGGAGCCCCAGTACTGCAGCCAGGCACAGGAAGAGCTGTACAGTGCCCCAG aagtgGGGGGGATTGCGGAGCCCACCGAAGCAGCTGACTGCTGGAGCTTTGGCTCTCTCTTGTATGAGTTGCTGACAGGAGTG ccaCTGTCCCAAAACCACCCTTCAGGGATTCAACCTCACACCCAGCTGCATCTGCCAGAGGGGCTCAGCCTGGCTGCTACATCACTGCTCACGGAG ctcctgcagtaCAACCCGAAGCAGCGCTTGGGCTCTGGAGGAGGTGGCATGGCGAAGCTGAAGTCCCACTCCTTCTTCAGCACCGTCCCATGGAACAAACTGGTGGGCTAG
- the RPS6KL1 gene encoding ribosomal protein S6 kinase-like 1 isoform X3, which yields MSRPEAEPCSRALAQARVYLGQLRSRVSPAGPEGGGRRDYLVEAARQLRLALERDVSEDYEEAFNHYQNGVDVLLRGVQVDPNKERREAVKRKITQYLRRAEEIFNCHLQRAAGGGNPTATGYSSLRFRPIRTLSSAVENLRRCKVVGVIDKVQIVQDPATGGTFILKSLPKSHVETRERQTIIPHGVPFMVKLLCYYVSEDSIFLHLEHVQGHVRLTFFGQWTEVEPQYCSQAQEELYSAPEVGGIAEPTEAADCWSFGSLLYELLTGVPLSQNHPSGIQPHTQLHLPEGLSLAATSLLTELLQYNPKQRLGSGGGGMAKLKSHSFFSTVPWNKLVG from the exons ATGAGCCGGCCGGAGGCCGAGCCCTGCTCCCGGGCGCTGGCGCAGGCCCGCGTCTACCTGGGGCAGCTGCGGAGCCGCGTCTCCCCGGCGGGCCCCgagggcggcgggcggcgggactACCTGGTGGAGGCGGCGCGGCAGCTGCGGCTGGCGCTGGAGCGGGACGTCAGCGAGGACTACGAGGAGGCCTTCAACCACTACCAGAACGGCGTGGACGTGCTGCTCCGCGGCGTGCAGG TTGACCCCAACAAGGAGCGTCGGGAGGCCGTGAAGCGGAAGATCACGCAGTACCTGAGGCGCGCGGAGGAAATCTTCAACTGCCACCTCCAGCGGGCTGCGGGGGGTGGCAACCCCACCGCCACG GGTTACAGCAGCCTGCGCTTCCGGCCGATCAGGACGCTGAGCTCAGCGGTGGAGAACCTGAGACGGTGTAAGGTTGTGGGAGTGATCGATAAG GTGCAGATCGTCCAGGATCCGGCCACTGGCGGGACCTTTATACTTAAG AGCCTCCCCAAATCTCATGTTGAGACCCGCGAGCGACAGACCATCATCCCTCATGGGGTCCCTTTTATGGTCAAGCTGTTGTGCTACTATGTGAGTGAGGACTCCATCTTCCTCCACCTGGAGCATGTGCAGG gtcaTGTCCGTCTCACCTTCTTTGGCCAGTGGACAGAGGTGGAGCCCCAGTACTGCAGCCAGGCACAGGAAGAGCTGTACAGTGCCCCAG aagtgGGGGGGATTGCGGAGCCCACCGAAGCAGCTGACTGCTGGAGCTTTGGCTCTCTCTTGTATGAGTTGCTGACAGGAGTG ccaCTGTCCCAAAACCACCCTTCAGGGATTCAACCTCACACCCAGCTGCATCTGCCAGAGGGGCTCAGCCTGGCTGCTACATCACTGCTCACGGAG ctcctgcagtaCAACCCGAAGCAGCGCTTGGGCTCTGGAGGAGGTGGCATGGCGAAGCTGAAGTCCCACTCCTTCTTCAGCACCGTCCCATGGAACAAACTGGTGGGCTAG